A part of Procambarus clarkii isolate CNS0578487 chromosome 21, FALCON_Pclarkii_2.0, whole genome shotgun sequence genomic DNA contains:
- the LOC138366995 gene encoding seminal vesicle major clotting proteins-like, which produces MCGEDSICGEDSLSGGENMLGEDCMTSEHSMWGEDTMCRKDSMCGKDSMWGEDRMCGEDSMCSLYTMCGEDSVSGEDSMCGEDSMCSEDSMNGEDSMCVEDSMCREYSMCVEDSMWGEDSMWGEDSMCGVDNICGEDIM; this is translated from the coding sequence ATGTGTGGTGAGGACAGCATCTGTGGTGAGGACAGCCTGAGTGGTGGAGAGAACATGTTGGGTGAGGACTGCATGACTAGTGAGCacagcatgtggggtgaggacaCAATGTGTAGAAAGGACAGCATGTGTGGCAaggacagcatgtggggtgaggacagaatgtgtggtgaggacagcatgtgttctttgtacacaatgtgtggtgaggacagcgtgagtggagaggacagcatgtgtggtgaggacagcatgtgcaGTGAGGACAGCATGaatggtgaggacagcatgtgtgttGAGGACAGCATGTGTCGTGAGTACAGCATGTGTGttgaggacagcatgtggggtgaggacagcatgtggggtgaAGACAGCATGTGTGGTGTGGACAACATATGTGGTGAGGACATCATGTGA